Genomic segment of Erythrobacter sp. BLCC-B19:
GCTGCCGTTCTTCGGCTTCAACTACTGGTTCCATTACGAGGTGCCGGTGCTGACCAGCATCGGGATGCTCGACTTTGCGGGGAACGTGACCATGCTGGTGCTGGCGGTGCTCGGGTGGCGCGCGGCATCGCGTGAGGCGGCGGCGGAGGCAGCGGCATGACCGATCAGGTCGTCCCCGACAGCGAACATCGCGGGATTGTCGCACGCCTGCCGCAACTGCCGCGCGACCTGGCGCTGCTCGCCCGGTTCGACCGGCCGATCGGATGGTGGCTGCTGTTCTGGCCCTGCGTGTGGGGGGTGTGGCTTGCCGGGGCGGGCTGGCAATTGCCGCTGCTCGGCTGGCTGCTGCTGGGGAGCATCGCGATGCGCGGGGCGGGGTGCGTCTATAATGACATCGTCGATGCCGATCTCGACGCCCGCGTGGCGCGCACGGCGCTGCGTCCGGTGGCGAGCGGGCGGGTATCGAAAAAGGCGGCGTGGATCTGGCTGGTGAGCCTGTGCCTCGTCGGCCTTGTCGTGCTGTTGCAACTGCGCTGGCAGGCGCAGCTGATCGCGCTCGGCAGCCTTGCGCTGGTTGCGGCCTATCCCTTCATGAAGCGCATCACCTGGTGGCCGCAGGCGTGGCTGGGGATGGTGTTCACCTGGGGTCTGCTGGTGGGCTGGACTGAGCTGCGCTGGGACAACTGGGAGGTGCTCGCCTGCCTGTATGCGGGCGCGATCTGC
This window contains:
- the ubiA gene encoding 4-hydroxybenzoate octaprenyltransferase encodes the protein MTDQVVPDSEHRGIVARLPQLPRDLALLARFDRPIGWWLLFWPCVWGVWLAGAGWQLPLLGWLLLGSIAMRGAGCVYNDIVDADLDARVARTALRPVASGRVSKKAAWIWLVSLCLVGLVVLLQLRWQAQLIALGSLALVAAYPFMKRITWWPQAWLGMVFTWGLLVGWTELRWDNWEVLACLYAGAICWVIGYDTIYALQDREDDAMVGIRSSALAMGSRVTAGVGAFYALAITFWALAVWLYREDWLACLALLPVAGHFVWQVATLDAADPDNPLTRFRANRWAGALMAAACFVVGNA